The following proteins are co-located in the Anomalospiza imberbis isolate Cuckoo-Finch-1a 21T00152 chromosome Z, ASM3175350v1, whole genome shotgun sequence genome:
- the LOC137464431 gene encoding inositol 1,4,5-trisphosphate receptor-interacting protein-like 1 isoform X1, giving the protein MSPTVAFILALLATHAGQKVNLQIEKDDAKWMLKCEEYLHQEMIWLLQDIEGNSGIMEALLCSALEKQWLLWVGAAALVLVLAMGCCLVRSRKRGSASRRRQAGSSSKEEQGLPSTKVLQELVDELLAVCRVLSQRNFTPELHPAAVMDTSPTACSVQENSSTYRTLVILRPPPGHYFSLESTKRPPARHIRVALECLCSGEQLLGHRCFLHASGGQLPRDQEWYLMDTLCTGSYSDPEKVTRWVQTLLASTWLLLPHSHHCQLTALPSGKSCSFWLSGAFGLHCSIEMALAVQRGSSGAYLSPE; this is encoded by the exons ATGTCTCCAACGGTGGCCTTCATCCTGGCCCTGTTAGCCACCCACGCTGGGCAGAAGGTGAATCTCCAAATTGAAAAGGATGATGCCAAATGGATGCTGAAGTGTGAGGAATATTTGCACCAGGAGATGATTTGGCTCCTGCAGGATATTGAGGGGAACAGTGGCATCATGGAAGCCCTACTCTGTTCTGCACTGGAAAAGCAGTGGCTTCTTTGGGTCGGTGCAGCAGCCCTGGTTCTGGTTCTTGCCATGGGCTGCTGTCTGGTCAGGAGCAGAAAGCgtggctctgccagcaggaggaggcaggCGGGATCCAGCAGCAAAGAGGAG caGGGCCTGCCCAGCACAaaggtgctgcaggagctggtggaCGAGCTCCTCGCTGTCTGCCGAGTGCTCTCCCAGAGGAACTTTACGCCGGAGCTGCACCCAGCTGCTGTGATGGACACCAGCCCCACAGCCTGCAGCGTCCAGGAGAACAGCAGCACCTACCGCACGCTGGTCATCCTGCGGCCACCGCCAGGCCACTacttcagcctggagagcacGAAGCGGCCGCCAGCCAGGCACATCCGTGTGGCgctggagtgcctgtgctccggggagcagctgctggggcaccGGTGCTTTCTCCACGCCTCTGGTGGCCAGCTGCCCAGGGATCAGGAGTGGTACCTGATGGACACCCTCTGCACGGGCTCATACTCGGACCCAGAGAAAGTCACCCGCTGGGTGCAAACGTTGTTGGCGTCAACCTGGCTGCTCTTGCCGCACTCGCACCACTGCCAGCTCACGGCGCTGCCCTCCGGCAAATCCTGCAGCTTCTGGCTGAGCGGCGCCTTTGGCCTGCACTGCAGCATCGAGATGGCTCTGGCCGTGCAGCGAGGTAGCTCAGGTGCCTACCTGAGCCCTGAGTAG
- the LOC137464431 gene encoding inositol 1,4,5-trisphosphate receptor-interacting protein-like 1 isoform X2 — protein sequence MSPTVAFILALLATHAGQKVNLQIEKDDAKWMLKCEEYLHQEMIWLLQDIEGNSGIMEALLCSALEKQWLLWVGAAALVLVLAMGCCLVRSRKRGSASRRRQAGSSSKEEGLPSTKVLQELVDELLAVCRVLSQRNFTPELHPAAVMDTSPTACSVQENSSTYRTLVILRPPPGHYFSLESTKRPPARHIRVALECLCSGEQLLGHRCFLHASGGQLPRDQEWYLMDTLCTGSYSDPEKVTRWVQTLLASTWLLLPHSHHCQLTALPSGKSCSFWLSGAFGLHCSIEMALAVQRGSSGAYLSPE from the exons ATGTCTCCAACGGTGGCCTTCATCCTGGCCCTGTTAGCCACCCACGCTGGGCAGAAGGTGAATCTCCAAATTGAAAAGGATGATGCCAAATGGATGCTGAAGTGTGAGGAATATTTGCACCAGGAGATGATTTGGCTCCTGCAGGATATTGAGGGGAACAGTGGCATCATGGAAGCCCTACTCTGTTCTGCACTGGAAAAGCAGTGGCTTCTTTGGGTCGGTGCAGCAGCCCTGGTTCTGGTTCTTGCCATGGGCTGCTGTCTGGTCAGGAGCAGAAAGCgtggctctgccagcaggaggaggcaggCGGGATCCAGCAGCAAAGAGGAG GGCCTGCCCAGCACAaaggtgctgcaggagctggtggaCGAGCTCCTCGCTGTCTGCCGAGTGCTCTCCCAGAGGAACTTTACGCCGGAGCTGCACCCAGCTGCTGTGATGGACACCAGCCCCACAGCCTGCAGCGTCCAGGAGAACAGCAGCACCTACCGCACGCTGGTCATCCTGCGGCCACCGCCAGGCCACTacttcagcctggagagcacGAAGCGGCCGCCAGCCAGGCACATCCGTGTGGCgctggagtgcctgtgctccggggagcagctgctggggcaccGGTGCTTTCTCCACGCCTCTGGTGGCCAGCTGCCCAGGGATCAGGAGTGGTACCTGATGGACACCCTCTGCACGGGCTCATACTCGGACCCAGAGAAAGTCACCCGCTGGGTGCAAACGTTGTTGGCGTCAACCTGGCTGCTCTTGCCGCACTCGCACCACTGCCAGCTCACGGCGCTGCCCTCCGGCAAATCCTGCAGCTTCTGGCTGAGCGGCGCCTTTGGCCTGCACTGCAGCATCGAGATGGCTCTGGCCGTGCAGCGAGGTAGCTCAGGTGCCTACCTGAGCCCTGAGTAG